A single region of the Ziziphus jujuba cultivar Dongzao chromosome 10, ASM3175591v1 genome encodes:
- the LOC107410406 gene encoding putative disease resistance protein RGA1, with amino-acid sequence MAFTEGHEPNNSNIIQIGKEIVKKYKGIPLATRTIGRMLYSKDRETEWLSFHKTEFSKISQDDSDVLPTLKLSYDCLPSNLKQCFAHRSVFPKDHEFDVSDLISLCMAQEFTNLSDLTQSLEDMGREYFMELYWRSFFQEVEEDEFGKIYSCKMHDLMHDLALQVAGIPISLSQTANRIRKVLLPSQKWEGNVLRHGLLLCDAFFSNFKFLCALDLHDFGLTTLSNSNRKLRHLRYLYLSHTKIKDLPNSITKLQNLQSLKLSRLDKFKEFPRDMKKLINLRHLEFIGVRGLSHMPSGLGQLTNLQTLSYFMLSKGTNLRHGCGDHVGELKELMPLNSLRNLCILNLRHGITDGTAANLKEKQYLHSLMLDWSSSNDRKYLEVAMGTTSSDEHERTLESFQPLPSLKGLSLEGYGGVRLLS; translated from the exons ATGGCATTTACAGAAGGACATGAACCAAATAACTCCAACATCATCCAAATTGGAAAGGAGATTGTCAAAAAATACAAAGGAATTCCTCTTGCCACAAGAACCATTGGAAGGATGTTGTACTCTAAAGATCGAGAAACCGAGTGGTTATCCTTTCACAAAACTGAATTTTCGAAAATATCTCAAGATGACAGTGATGTTTTACCCACATTAAAGCTTAGTTATGATTGTCTCCCTTCCAATTTGAAACAATGTTTTGCCCATCGTAGCGTATTTCCTAAAGATCATGAATTTGATGTATCAGACCTTATAAGTCTTTGTATGGCTCAAGAATTTACTAACTTATCTGATTTAACTCAATCTCTAGAGGATATGGGCCGTGAATATTTTATGGAATTATATTGGAGATCGTTTTTTCAAGAAGTGGAAGAAGATGAGTTTGGTAAGATATATTCTTGTAAAATGCACGATCTCATGCATGATCTTGCACTACAAGTAGCTGGA ATTCCAATTTCTCTGTCTCAAACAGCAAACAGGATCCGAAAAGTTCTTTTGCCTAGCCAAAAATGGGAAGGTAATGTATTGAGACATGGTTTGCTGTTATGTGAtgcatttttttcaaatttcaagttcTTATGTGCTTTGGATCTGCATGACTTTGGATTAACGACATTGTCAAATTCCAATAGAAAATTGAGGCATTTAAGATATCTCTATCTTTCTCATACAAAAATCAAGGATTTGCCTAATTCCATTACTAAGTTACAGAACTTGCAGTCTCTGAAGCTATCCAGGTTGGACAAATTCAAAGAATTTCCAAgagatatgaaaaaattaataaacctcAGGCATCTTGAATTTATTGGGGTCAGGGGTTTGAGTCATATGCCAAGTGGACTGGGACAGTTGACTAATCTTCAAACCTTATCATATTTTATGTTGAGTAAAGGGACAAACTTAAGGCATGGTTGTGGTGATCATGTTGGTGAGCTAAAGGAACTAATGCCTTTAAATAGCTTGAGAAATCTCTGCATTTTAAATCTAAGACACGGAATAACAGATGGTACGGCAgcaaatttgaaggaaaaacagTATCTTCATTCCTTAATGTTAGATTGGTCTTCATCAAATGATAGAAAATATCTTGAAGTCGCTATGGGAACAACTAGCAGTGACGAGCATGAAAGGACATTGGAGAGCTTTCAGCCACTCCCAAGTCTAAAAGGCTTAAGTTTAGAAGGTTATGGGGGTGTGAGGTTGTTAAGTTAG